GCCGGAGCACTGCCGCACCGCCCTGACCCACCTGGACCTGATGAAGTACTTTGAGGGTGTCACTCTGGCCCACGACCTGGGGTTGGAGAAAAAGGACCCGGCCCTGTGGCGTGCCGCCGCAGAGCACTACGGCGTGGCACCGGAGGACTGCACGGTGTTCGATGACAGCCTCTCCGCCTGCAAGGGCGCCAGGGCTGCAAAGATGCGGGTGGTGGGCGTTTACGACGGTTTCTTCGCCCAGGACGAGGCGGCCATGCGGGGATTTTGCGACGTGTATATCCGGAGCTTTGAGGAGCTGCTGCTCCCGCCCCGGCAGGCACTCCGCCCATGAGCGGCCTGCCTGAGGCCCTGGAGACGGCGCGGGAGGCCGGAGAGGTGCTCTCCGCCGCGGTCCTTTCCCAGGAAAACGCCGAGGGGCTGGACGGCTCCGGCCTGGACTTCCGGGACTGCCGGTTCCAGTCCTGCCGCCTGCGGAACTGCGATTTCACCGGCGCAGCCTTTTACGGCTGCACCTTCACCGGATGTCTCCTGGAGAACTGCCGCCTCTCCGCCACCTATTGGAAGGACTGCCGCCTCTCCGGCTGCAAATGGGACGGCGCGGACCTGCGCCGCTCCCGGTGGAAGGACAGCGTTCTGGAGGAGACTCTGCTTCGTTATGTCAACTTTTCCGGCGGCGTCTGGGAGCGTATTTCCGTGAAGGAATGTGACTTCACAGAGTCTACGCTCTCGGAGATGCGGCTGAAAAAAGCTGCCATGGAGAAGACGGATCTGACCGGGGCGGAGCTGTTTCGCACCAGCCTTGCCGGCATGGACCTGACGGCCTGCACCCTGGACCGGATCGTGCTGTCGGAGACCTGCCGGGAGCTGAAGGGCGCCGTCATCAACGCCGCCCAGGCCGCGGTGGTGGCCCGGATTCTGGGCATCCGGGTGGAGCCGTAGGGGGGGCATCTGTCCAGCCGCAGGCATGGCTGATCCCCGTGCAATGGACCGGATCTCCCACCCCCGATCACACACAAAACACCAGGGCCCGCCGAAAACGGCGGGCCCTGGTGTTCAGATTGCTTTCTGCTGGCCGATCACGTCCCGGCACCAGGCAAACAGCCGGTCCGTGAGGGCTGTCAGGTCCTCCCGGCACTCCCCTGCTTTCAGGGCCTGGGCAGTTTGCAGAATCTCCAGGTCCTGCCCGGTCAGGTGCTGTTCCAGGTCTGATCTCCGGCGGCAGTAGAGCCCCTGCTCTGCATACAGCTTGGCCTGCAGCAGGAACACGGCGGCCTTGCAGGCCTCCGCCACCGCCTCCCGGCTTCTGCCGTGGAGAAAGTTGTGGCAGCACAGGTGATACAGTCCGCAGGCCCCCTGATGGAGGGCCCGGCGGGCGTCCCCTGGCTCCTCCGGCGGCAGCAGGTCCGCAAGGCGTCCGCACCAGTCGGTGGTGTCCCGGCGGAACTGGAACAGCTCCCCCCGGTCCCAGGCCGCCAGCTCCGCCGTACCGGAGACGAAGCCGCACAGCTTGTCCCGGTCCGGCAGGTCCTTCACGGCTGCCCGATAGGTCTCCAGGTCTTGCAGAGAGCAGCTGTCCAGAATGCACACCACGTCGATGTCGCTGTCCGGTCCGGCTTCTCCCCTGCCCCGGCTGCCCTGGAGGCCGATGTACCGCACCCGGTCCCCAAAGGCGGCCCGGACGGCCCCGCAGTATTGCTTCATCCAGTTTTCGATCTCCATCATCACAGTTTCCTCATGTGGGCTCCCGCGGATTTCAGCATCAGCTTCTTTTTGCCCACGGTGTCAAAGGCCACTTCCGCCAGGGCGTCGCCGCCCATGGGCCGGACAGAGAGCACCATGCCCTTCCCGAAGGCGGTATGCTCCACCATGTCCCCCTGCTGTAATTGCAGCAGAGGCGCCGCCGGGGCGGCGTTCTTCCGGGTGGAGGACGCCTGCTGGACAGAGGCCAGGGGCCGCTGGGGCGCCTGGGCCGGGGCCCGGTAGCTGTGGACGCCGCCGCTGCTCCAGGAGCCGCCGGCGCGGGCGGGGGAGCTGCCCCAGCCGTCCTCGTACCGGTCGCCGCCGAAGGTGCCGTCGTGCTCCATACCGCCGAAACGGGGCTCCGGCTTGCTCTCCCAGCGCATGTTCTCCTCCGGGATCTCTTCCAGGAACCGGGAAGCCCGGTTGGCGCTGGTACGGCCGTACAGCATCCGCTGCCGGCAGTTGGTGAGGGTCAGCTTCTCCTTGGCCCGGGTCATGGCCACGTAGCAGAGCCGCCGCTCCTCCTCCAGCTCCTCCTGGTCGTACTGGGCGGAGGCGCCGGGGAAGATCCCCTCCTCCATCCCCACCACGTACACCACCGGGAACTCCAGCCCCTTGGCGGAGTGAATGGTCATCATGGTGACGCAGTCGTCGCTGGCCTCCACGCTGTCCAGATCTGTGTACAGGGCAATCTCGTTCAGGAAGCCGGAGAGGGTGGCGTCCTCCGGCTGCTGCTCCAGGAAGCCCAGGATGTTGGATTTCAGCTCCTGAACGTTCTCGATGCGGCCCCGGCTCTCCATGTCGTTCTTCTCCTCCAGGGCCTTTACATAGCCGGTCTGGTCGCAGACGGCGTCGTAGAACTCCGGCAGGGCCAGCTCCGTGCCCGCCCGCCGCAGGCCGTCGATCAGGTCCGCGAACTTCAGCAGCTTGGCGGAAGACGCTTTCAGCTCCGGGAACAGGTCCGCGTTGCGGATGATCTCATACAGCGACGCCCCCTGGCTCTCCGCCAAGGCGCCCACCTTGTCCAATGTAGTGGCGCCGATGCCCCGGGGCGGGTTGTTGATGATCCGCCGCAGCCGCAGGTCGTCCAGGGGGTTGTTCAGCACGCACAGATAGGCCAGCATGTCCTTGACCTCCGCCCGGTCGAAGAACTTCATGCCCCCCACTACTTTATAGGGGATGCCGTTGCGCTTCATGGCGTATTCCAGGGCGTTGGACTGGGCGTTCATCCGGTAGAGGACCGCCGTGTCCCGGAAGTTCCTGCCCCGGTTCACCCCCATCAGGATGTCCCCGGCCACGTAGTTGGCCTCGTCGCTCTCGTTGAAGGTGGTCTTGACCGTCACCACATCGCCCCCGCCGTTGTCGGTCCAGAGGGTCTTGCCCTTGCGGCCCTGGTTGTTCTGGATGACGGCGTTGGCCGCATCCAGAATGTTCTGGGTAGAGCGGTAGTTCTGCTCCAGGCGAATGGTCCGGGCGGTGGGGTACTGCTCTTCGAAGTTCAGGATGTTTTCGATGTTGGCCCCCCGGAAGCGGTAGATGGACTGGTCGTCATCGCCCACCACACAGAGGTTTTTGTACCCCCCCGCCAGGAGGCTTGTCAGCAGATACTGTAAGTGGTTGGTGTCCTGGTACTCGTCCACCAGCACGTAGCGGAACTTGCGCTGGTAGTAGTCCAGCACCGACCGCTCCTGCTGCAGTAGTGTTACCGTGTGA
This DNA window, taken from Dysosmobacter welbionis, encodes the following:
- a CDS encoding HAD family hydrolase; this encodes MLLFDMDGTLIDSNGVWKNVDREFLARRGIAYTHAYYEGVAHTILPLAAKFTKEYCRLTESCEEIIAEWMEMARDAYAHVTVKPGVRAYLKQCRAEGRRMAVVTSSVPEHCRTALTHLDLMKYFEGVTLAHDLGLEKKDPALWRAAAEHYGVAPEDCTVFDDSLSACKGARAAKMRVVGVYDGFFAQDEAAMRGFCDVYIRSFEELLLPPRQALRP
- a CDS encoding pentapeptide repeat-containing protein; this translates as MSGLPEALETAREAGEVLSAAVLSQENAEGLDGSGLDFRDCRFQSCRLRNCDFTGAAFYGCTFTGCLLENCRLSATYWKDCRLSGCKWDGADLRRSRWKDSVLEETLLRYVNFSGGVWERISVKECDFTESTLSEMRLKKAAMEKTDLTGAELFRTSLAGMDLTACTLDRIVLSETCRELKGAVINAAQAAVVARILGIRVEP
- a CDS encoding nucleotidyltransferase domain-containing protein; this encodes MMEIENWMKQYCGAVRAAFGDRVRYIGLQGSRGRGEAGPDSDIDVVCILDSCSLQDLETYRAAVKDLPDRDKLCGFVSGTAELAAWDRGELFQFRRDTTDWCGRLADLLPPEEPGDARRALHQGACGLYHLCCHNFLHGRSREAVAEACKAAVFLLQAKLYAEQGLYCRRRSDLEQHLTGQDLEILQTAQALKAGECREDLTALTDRLFAWCRDVIGQQKAI
- a CDS encoding ATP-dependent helicase, whose protein sequence is MEDFKQRYIAARRAVIAQDLSRLNPMQRQAAMTTEGPLLLLAGAGSGKTTVLIQRVYNLLTYGRGSDSEEVPAWATEEDLQFLESFPARPTEEDVRRARRLCALDAPKPWEIIAITFTNKAAGELKDRLAARLGPEANDIWASTFHSACVRILRRDIDRLGFDKDFTIYDTDDSKRVIKDILKELNLEEKTFPPRSVLAAISHSKDQYETPEDFAKRYEAAGDWKMTRIAKIYAAYAKKLRTANALDFDDIIFHTVTLLQQERSVLDYYQRKFRYVLVDEYQDTNHLQYLLTSLLAGGYKNLCVVGDDDQSIYRFRGANIENILNFEEQYPTARTIRLEQNYRSTQNILDAANAVIQNNQGRKGKTLWTDNGGGDVVTVKTTFNESDEANYVAGDILMGVNRGRNFRDTAVLYRMNAQSNALEYAMKRNGIPYKVVGGMKFFDRAEVKDMLAYLCVLNNPLDDLRLRRIINNPPRGIGATTLDKVGALAESQGASLYEIIRNADLFPELKASSAKLLKFADLIDGLRRAGTELALPEFYDAVCDQTGYVKALEEKNDMESRGRIENVQELKSNILGFLEQQPEDATLSGFLNEIALYTDLDSVEASDDCVTMMTIHSAKGLEFPVVYVVGMEEGIFPGASAQYDQEELEEERRLCYVAMTRAKEKLTLTNCRQRMLYGRTSANRASRFLEEIPEENMRWESKPEPRFGGMEHDGTFGGDRYEDGWGSSPARAGGSWSSGGVHSYRAPAQAPQRPLASVQQASSTRKNAAPAAPLLQLQQGDMVEHTAFGKGMVLSVRPMGGDALAEVAFDTVGKKKLMLKSAGAHMRKL